A genomic stretch from Edaphobacter aggregans includes:
- a CDS encoding non-canonical purine NTP pyrophosphatase — translation MTIYVATTNPGKLRDFAAAADPRITLLPLPGLKEIDAPAEDEPTFEGNARVKAIYYSERMLGEIIMADDSGLEVDALGGAPGVRSARYADDVGFAPAEPLSTDERNNLCLLHALEAIPQEQRQGRYHCVLAAARDGQVLAIGSGTVEGSVLPTPRGTEGFGYDPLFLVPEFEKTMAELDMKTKLTISHRGRAFSALTKALAKVVDLNPTK, via the coding sequence ATGACCATCTATGTAGCCACGACGAACCCGGGCAAGCTACGCGACTTTGCCGCCGCCGCCGATCCACGCATCACGCTGCTCCCCCTGCCGGGATTGAAAGAAATAGACGCGCCCGCCGAAGACGAACCGACCTTTGAAGGAAATGCTCGCGTAAAGGCGATCTACTACTCCGAACGAATGCTGGGCGAGATCATAATGGCAGACGACTCGGGCCTAGAGGTCGACGCACTAGGTGGCGCCCCCGGAGTCCGTTCGGCCCGCTACGCCGACGACGTAGGTTTTGCTCCCGCAGAGCCCCTCAGCACGGATGAACGCAACAACCTCTGCCTCCTGCACGCGCTGGAAGCAATCCCGCAGGAGCAGCGCCAGGGACGCTATCACTGCGTACTGGCAGCAGCACGCGACGGACAAGTTCTGGCAATCGGAAGCGGAACCGTAGAAGGAAGCGTTCTGCCCACCCCACGCGGAACAGAGGGCTTCGGCTATGACCCGCTATTCCTAGTCCCTGAGTTCGAAAAAACAATGGCCGAGCTGGATATGAAGACCAAACTGACAATCAGCCACCGGGGACGAGCCTTCAGCGCACTAACGAAGGCACTGGCGAAGGTGGTCGATCTCAATCCAACAAAATGA
- a CDS encoding succinate dehydrogenase translates to MAAAAPPSPPATPTLRGVQPLRAGEGHSFFWRKLHSLTGIVPIGAFLIEHIVSNFETLNGPLAYAQQVKFLNSLPLVRVLEWTLIFIPLAYHAIYGVFIAIRGRSNVNVYPWAGNWMYLSQRVTGIIALLYIAYHVWTQRFSGVSLPEHPGAAFHKVQAELANPIVLAVYIIAMIATTWHFAYGIWLFAAKWGITPGEKARKKFGYVCAIVGIALCLMGLASIYAVVTAPEAPEDVMPDQTAGISLPAPTTAPPSSTNLSQTGDVQ, encoded by the coding sequence ATGGCCGCAGCCGCACCGCCATCACCTCCCGCCACACCGACGCTCCGAGGCGTTCAACCGCTCCGCGCCGGCGAGGGACACTCCTTCTTCTGGCGCAAACTGCACTCGCTCACCGGCATCGTCCCCATCGGCGCCTTCCTCATCGAGCACATCGTCTCCAACTTCGAGACCCTCAACGGCCCTCTCGCCTACGCCCAGCAGGTCAAGTTCCTCAACTCCCTGCCCCTCGTCCGCGTCCTCGAGTGGACCCTCATCTTCATCCCCCTCGCCTACCACGCTATCTACGGCGTCTTCATCGCCATCCGCGGCCGCAGCAACGTCAACGTCTACCCCTGGGCCGGCAACTGGATGTATCTCTCCCAGCGCGTCACCGGCATCATCGCGCTCCTATATATTGCCTACCACGTCTGGACCCAGCGCTTCAGCGGCGTCTCGCTCCCCGAGCACCCCGGCGCGGCCTTCCACAAAGTCCAGGCCGAACTAGCCAACCCCATCGTCCTAGCGGTCTACATCATCGCCATGATCGCCACCACCTGGCACTTCGCCTACGGCATCTGGCTCTTCGCCGCCAAGTGGGGCATCACCCCCGGCGAAAAGGCCCGCAAGAAATTCGGCTACGTCTGCGCCATCGTCGGCATCGCCCTCTGCCTTATGGGCCTAGCCAGCATCTACGCCGTAGTCACCGCACCCGAGGCTCCTGAAGACGTAATGCCTGATCAAACCGCAGGTATCTCCCTTCCAGCACCTACGACTGCGCCTCCTAGTTCAACAAATCTTTCTCAGACAGGTGACGTTCAGTGA